From a region of the Methanobrevibacter sp. V74 genome:
- a CDS encoding FmdE family protein, whose product MKQHSLYIITLLVIFLAIMNSVSAENSSSDLISDIQYDNNVDINIADDNQKSYQSVSSDLDDDNLKLNDNSQESNSILKGNSSSDLKIYKLGYDVTRAADKLLNFSSADDILVITTAGMTWIDNKTTESALGGIVDASNNYVSYGKGNILTLSSTRKDPTNIAFFIKKDNSLTMAFYKNGSLTPIFYGNAGPTLSASEWKKLQKALGDEDAYSYISISNAWSAGMPNDVLTQATYHGHVCTGLISGQAMIQTLLTYYPPKDEFGLPLEHTSYYVLGVPGGSEDDAFTWSLDITPGKRAYIGIDTMVNKAMTGFIRWNTTSNTGIIIIMSYNETAIKENFKKIFGLNPDASATNDLKYQNWLINKLHTNPTSLVTMLYEFKGLTKDNLEYLMGLEIGKGNVVKSAHGLDMDYILGLNLTKATRETKVNITETKLSDKKLKQIGIDACNKAIEYFTSQGITIKKDLTNFYVLTSAGYVRINGTPTSMIFDGIYEVLGSALYKKTLLPVHTPIWKDLVFDFYWVDANNVKNDSSFSLKYDIDNDELVITGNTSKNANYILQNAIKYDPPYDVLIGWLFHNHVCGGSAPGYLIADYIYENFPTNENESYIYLTTNANCKDDVISRVLGVSPGMGTYYNLRYDNNKTNSTNVGIAIKWNSKTKTGELIIINLDNWGAGALFKKGSNMYEEYIKLYKKDYSSPNLISRPQISITSRKEINEEMLNKIIGGATDTKEGNSIAYIMGLPDKLPIKNEENNNNKDNKKTPINENKKKTDGKLINNSSSSSNSINSNTPTTGTYGKSYGEGLSVGVSKNTINANNEPESSDASSSDGKTYEISKTGANKEINSNSIVFAILAIIILGGIVGYGYIRKNRSK is encoded by the coding sequence ATGAAACAGCACAGTCTTTATATTATAACATTATTGGTCATATTTTTAGCTATAATGAATAGTGTATCTGCTGAAAATTCGTCTAGTGATTTGATTTCAGATATTCAATATGATAACAATGTTGATATTAATATTGCTGATGATAATCAAAAGTCTTATCAAAGTGTATCTTCTGATTTGGATGATGATAATCTTAAACTAAATGATAATTCTCAAGAGAGCAATAGCATTCTAAAAGGTAATTCCTCATCTGATTTAAAAATATATAAATTAGGTTATGACGTTACACGTGCTGCAGACAAATTACTTAATTTCTCATCTGCTGATGACATATTAGTGATTACAACTGCAGGTATGACTTGGATTGATAATAAAACTACTGAAAGTGCATTAGGAGGAATCGTCGATGCTTCAAACAATTATGTAAGTTATGGTAAAGGTAATATATTAACATTATCTTCCACAAGAAAAGATCCTACCAATATTGCATTTTTTATTAAAAAGGACAATTCATTAACTATGGCATTTTATAAAAATGGGTCTTTAACTCCGATTTTCTATGGAAATGCAGGTCCAACATTAAGCGCCAGTGAATGGAAAAAATTACAAAAAGCATTAGGTGATGAAGATGCATATTCATACATTAGTATATCTAATGCATGGTCGGCAGGAATGCCTAATGATGTGTTAACTCAAGCTACTTATCATGGACATGTTTGTACTGGTCTTATTAGTGGCCAGGCAATGATTCAAACATTATTAACTTATTATCCACCAAAAGATGAATTTGGATTGCCATTAGAACACACTTCCTATTATGTGCTTGGAGTTCCGGGCGGGTCTGAAGATGATGCATTTACATGGTCATTAGACATTACTCCAGGAAAAAGGGCTTACATAGGTATTGATACCATGGTTAATAAAGCCATGACTGGATTTATCCGATGGAATACAACTTCTAATACTGGGATTATTATTATAATGAGTTATAATGAAACTGCAATAAAAGAGAACTTTAAAAAAATATTTGGTTTAAATCCTGATGCCAGTGCAACTAATGACTTAAAATACCAAAACTGGCTTATCAATAAATTACATACAAATCCAACCTCACTTGTTACAATGCTTTATGAATTTAAAGGATTGACTAAAGATAATCTTGAATATCTGATGGGATTAGAAATCGGTAAAGGTAATGTAGTTAAAAGTGCTCATGGTTTGGATATGGATTATATTCTTGGATTAAACTTAACTAAAGCAACTCGTGAAACTAAAGTTAATATTACTGAAACAAAATTGAGTGACAAGAAATTAAAACAAATAGGCATAGATGCTTGTAACAAAGCAATTGAATATTTTACTTCACAAGGAATTACTATTAAAAAAGATTTAACTAACTTCTATGTTTTAACTTCAGCAGGATATGTTAGAATTAATGGCACTCCTACTTCAATGATATTTGATGGTATTTATGAAGTGTTGGGTTCAGCATTATACAAAAAAACATTACTTCCAGTTCATACACCTATATGGAAAGATTTGGTATTTGATTTTTATTGGGTAGATGCAAATAATGTTAAAAATGATTCTTCATTTAGTTTAAAATATGATATTGATAACGATGAATTGGTTATTACAGGCAATACTAGTAAAAACGCAAATTACATTCTTCAGAATGCTATAAAATATGACCCTCCATATGATGTATTAATAGGATGGTTATTCCACAATCACGTATGCGGTGGAAGTGCGCCAGGTTATTTAATTGCCGATTATATATATGAAAACTTCCCTACTAATGAAAATGAATCATATATCTACTTAACAACTAATGCAAATTGTAAAGATGATGTAATTTCAAGAGTTTTAGGTGTATCACCAGGTATGGGGACATATTATAATTTAAGATATGATAATAATAAAACAAACTCAACAAATGTAGGTATTGCAATTAAATGGAATAGCAAAACCAAAACTGGAGAATTAATTATTATTAACCTTGATAATTGGGGTGCAGGAGCCCTGTTTAAAAAAGGATCCAATATGTATGAAGAATATATTAAATTATATAAAAAAGATTATTCCTCTCCAAATTTAATTTCCAGACCACAGATTTCAATAACCTCAAGAAAAGAAATTAATGAGGAAATGTTGAACAAAATTATTGGAGGAGCAACAGATACTAAAGAGGGAAATTCCATTGCATATATTATGGGTCTTCCAGACAAACTTCCAATTAAAAATGAGGAAAACAACAACAATAAAGATAATAAAAAAACACCAATAAATGAAAACAAAAAGAAAACAGATGGGAAGCTTATAAATAATAGCAGTTCATCTTCAAATTCTATTAATTCTAATACTCCTACAACTGGAACTTATGGAAAATCCTATGGTGAAGGGTTATCAGTTGGAGTTTCAAAAAATACTATAAATGCAAATAATGAACCTGAAAGTTCAGATGCAAGTTCCAGTGATGGAAAAACTTATGAAATAAGTAAAACCGGTGCCAATAAAGAAATTAATTCAAACAGCATCGTTTTTGCAATATTGGCAATTATTATTTTAGGCGGTATTGTTGGATATGGTTACATTAGAAAAAATAGAAGCAAATAA